A genomic window from Bradyrhizobium lupini includes:
- a CDS encoding glutamate synthase subunit beta, with protein MGKITGFLEIERHDRKYTPVAERVKHFHEFVVPLSEKETRDQAARCMNCGIPYCHGTGSVSPGTPGCPVNNQIPDWNDLVYQGNWEEASRNLHSTNNFPEFTGRICPAPCEASCTLNIDDNPVTIKTIECAIVDRAWDNGWLKPEIAAHKTGKKVAVIGSGPAGMACAQQLARAGHDVHLFEKFAKAGGLLRYGIPDFKMEKGIIDRRVAQMEGEGVTFHYNSHVGADGNVDPREMLNEYDAVALTGGAEAPRDLPIPGRDLAGIHYAMDFLPQQNRRVSEEPLGGVQEILAGGKHVVVIGGGDTGSDCIGTSLRQGALSVTQLEIMPAPPEHENKGLTWPNWPLKMRTSSSQAEGAIREFAVLTQKFSGENGKVKKLHCVRVDDKFKPIAGTEFELDADLVLLAMGFVHPVHEGLLKMLSVELDPRGNVKANTLDYQTSRPNVFTAGDMRRGQSLVVWAIREGRLCARSIDTFLMGKTDLPR; from the coding sequence ATGGGCAAGATCACGGGTTTTCTCGAAATCGAACGGCATGACCGCAAGTACACCCCGGTCGCCGAGCGCGTGAAGCATTTCCACGAGTTCGTCGTTCCCCTCTCCGAGAAGGAAACGCGCGACCAGGCCGCGCGCTGCATGAATTGCGGCATTCCCTATTGCCACGGCACCGGCTCGGTCTCGCCCGGCACGCCGGGCTGCCCGGTCAACAACCAGATCCCGGACTGGAACGACCTCGTCTATCAGGGCAACTGGGAAGAAGCCTCGCGCAATCTGCACTCGACCAACAATTTCCCGGAGTTCACGGGGCGCATCTGCCCGGCGCCGTGTGAAGCCTCCTGCACGCTCAACATCGACGACAACCCCGTCACCATCAAAACCATCGAATGCGCGATCGTCGATCGCGCCTGGGACAATGGCTGGCTGAAGCCCGAAATCGCCGCCCACAAGACCGGCAAGAAGGTCGCGGTGATCGGCTCGGGTCCGGCCGGCATGGCCTGCGCGCAGCAGCTCGCGCGCGCCGGTCACGACGTGCATCTGTTCGAGAAGTTCGCCAAGGCCGGCGGCCTGCTGCGCTACGGCATCCCCGACTTCAAGATGGAGAAGGGCATCATCGACCGCCGCGTCGCGCAGATGGAAGGCGAAGGCGTCACCTTCCACTACAACAGCCATGTCGGCGCCGACGGCAATGTCGACCCGCGCGAGATGCTCAACGAGTACGATGCCGTGGCGCTGACCGGCGGCGCCGAAGCCCCGCGCGACCTGCCAATCCCCGGCCGCGACCTCGCCGGCATCCACTACGCCATGGACTTCCTGCCGCAGCAGAACCGCCGCGTCTCCGAGGAACCGCTGGGCGGCGTCCAGGAGATCTTGGCCGGCGGCAAGCATGTCGTCGTCATCGGCGGCGGCGACACCGGATCCGACTGCATCGGCACTTCGCTGCGCCAGGGCGCGCTCTCCGTGACCCAGCTCGAGATCATGCCCGCACCGCCAGAGCACGAGAACAAGGGCCTGACCTGGCCGAACTGGCCGCTGAAGATGCGAACGTCCTCGAGCCAGGCCGAAGGCGCGATCCGCGAATTCGCGGTGCTGACGCAGAAGTTTTCGGGCGAGAACGGCAAGGTCAAGAAGCTGCACTGCGTGCGCGTCGACGACAAGTTCAAGCCGATCGCCGGCACCGAGTTCGAACTCGACGCCGACCTCGTCCTGCTCGCGATGGGCTTCGTCCATCCCGTGCACGAGGGCCTGCTCAAGATGCTCTCGGTCGAGCTTGACCCTCGCGGCAACGTCAAGGCCAACACGCTCGACTACCAGACCTCGCGCCCGAACGTGTTCACCGCCGGCGACATGCGCCGCGGCCAATCGCTGGTGGTCTGGGCCATCCGCGAGGGCCGGCTGTGCGCCAGGTCGATCGATACGTTCCTGATGGGGAAGACGGATCTGCCGCGGTAG
- a CDS encoding outer membrane beta-barrel protein: protein MGSSPGTSRSKRAHFLRAALPCFALTVLGSAPVAAQSLTPDLFSPNRGGFASPDTLPTRRTAGVPQAPSDALPALPDPNSDFRKRQQAPARPWQNPTNQNATSQVPTYGLPAANGASSSGYDSLNRKRQQPKFYPGQPKPKRPAGPGSRAPTTTPPPSTLGSPKIAPPPSASANKAPVPAAMAGTVPGQPLRRRLKADDDAFGAVGDYAGSFLIKGGLELSTGYDTNPARLNKPVGSPAYVVAPDLLVASDWERHALVADLRGSFSGYTNNMPATIDGFASPSPVEVDRPDFNGHVDGRLDVNRDLKLTTQLRLRLATDNPGSPNVQAGLQKYPVYAAYGTTVGFDQSFNRFQVAAGATVDRTAYTNSKLTDGATFSNDDRDFNQYGGVGRFSYDLKPGLKPFVEIQGDTRVHDRAADRNGYFRDSDGGYAKVGTSFEFSRILTGEVSVGYSARNYVDPRLSQLAGFLTSGSLIWNASGLTTVKFATDTQIAETTVPGSSGVLVHTYAAEVDHDFRRWLTAVGKFTYGTYDYQGQNRNDKTYSFESNLIYKLNRNIWIKGTLRHDILDSNQPGSSSQATVVMVGVRLQN from the coding sequence GTGGGGTCGTCTCCAGGCACGAGCCGGAGCAAACGCGCGCATTTCCTGCGCGCGGCTTTGCCGTGCTTTGCGCTGACGGTCCTCGGAAGCGCCCCCGTGGCCGCCCAGAGCCTCACCCCCGACCTGTTCAGTCCCAACCGCGGTGGCTTCGCCTCGCCCGACACGCTGCCGACGCGCCGCACCGCGGGCGTTCCGCAGGCACCGTCGGATGCGCTGCCGGCGCTGCCCGATCCCAACTCCGACTTTCGCAAGCGCCAGCAGGCGCCGGCGCGCCCATGGCAGAACCCGACGAACCAAAACGCGACCAGCCAGGTCCCGACCTATGGCCTGCCTGCCGCCAACGGTGCGAGCAGCTCCGGCTACGACTCGCTGAACCGCAAGCGGCAGCAGCCGAAGTTCTATCCGGGTCAGCCCAAGCCGAAGCGCCCTGCTGGTCCCGGCTCGCGGGCGCCGACCACTACGCCGCCGCCATCCACGCTCGGTTCGCCGAAGATCGCGCCGCCCCCGTCCGCCTCCGCCAACAAGGCGCCCGTGCCGGCGGCGATGGCGGGCACCGTGCCCGGCCAGCCGCTGCGCCGCCGCCTCAAGGCCGATGACGATGCGTTCGGCGCGGTCGGCGACTATGCCGGCAGTTTCCTGATCAAGGGCGGGCTCGAGCTCTCCACCGGTTACGACACCAATCCGGCGCGTCTGAACAAGCCGGTTGGCTCGCCGGCCTATGTGGTTGCACCCGATCTCCTCGTGGCGTCCGATTGGGAGCGCCACGCGCTGGTCGCGGATCTGCGCGGCTCGTTCTCGGGCTACACCAACAACATGCCGGCGACGATCGACGGCTTTGCCTCGCCTTCGCCGGTCGAGGTCGACCGCCCCGACTTCAACGGCCATGTCGACGGCCGCCTCGACGTCAATCGCGATCTCAAGCTGACCACGCAGCTGCGCCTGCGGCTCGCCACCGACAATCCCGGCAGCCCGAACGTGCAGGCCGGCCTGCAAAAATATCCTGTTTATGCCGCCTATGGCACGACCGTCGGCTTCGACCAGAGCTTCAACCGCTTCCAGGTCGCGGCCGGCGCCACTGTCGATCGCACCGCCTACACCAACTCCAAGCTCACCGACGGCGCCACCTTCAGCAACGACGATCGCGACTTCAACCAGTATGGCGGCGTCGGACGCTTCTCCTACGATCTCAAGCCGGGTCTGAAGCCGTTCGTCGAGATCCAGGGCGACACCCGCGTGCACGACCGGGCCGCCGACCGCAACGGCTACTTCCGCGATTCGGACGGCGGCTACGCCAAGGTCGGCACGTCCTTCGAGTTCTCGCGTATCCTCACCGGCGAGGTCTCGGTCGGCTATTCCGCGCGCAATTACGTCGATCCGCGCCTCAGCCAGCTCGCGGGCTTCCTCACCTCGGGCTCGCTGATCTGGAACGCAAGCGGCCTCACCACCGTGAAATTCGCCACCGACACGCAGATCGCCGAGACCACCGTCCCCGGCTCCTCCGGCGTGCTGGTGCACACCTACGCCGCCGAAGTCGATCACGATTTCCGCCGCTGGCTTACGGCAGTGGGCAAATTCACCTACGGCACCTACGACTACCAGGGCCAGAATCGCAACGACAAGACCTACTCGTTCGAAAGCAATCTGATCTACAAGCTCAACCGCAACATCTGGATCAAGGGCACGCTCCGACACGACATCCTGGATTCGAACCAGCCGGGGTCAAGCTCGCAGGCGACGGTCGTGATGGTCGGGGTGAGGTTGCAGAATTAG